TGTAAATTTTAATTAAATGTGAACATTTATTTTGTCCAGTAGGGATCATGAATTTCACAAGCACTTGTATAAATACACTAGCATGAAATTTGCAACTTCGCATCATTCATCAATCACCAAATCCAATCTAATACTATTATTACATAATCATCATATATAGATATGGAAACAGATCATAAAGAGATGGAGGTGATTAACAGAAGATCAATTAACATCAAGGATTTGGTAATAAGGTTATTAGCACTCGCACTTACTCTAGTCGCTGCTGTGGTTCTTGGCGTTGATAAACAGAACACAACCGTCGCTATCACTCTTGTTCCGTCGCTGCCGCCTGTCAACCTCCCTGTCACTGCTAAGTGGACTCACTTGTCTGCGTTTGTGTATGTTTCCGATCTCTCTGTTTCATTTCAATTATATACAACGAGTGATCCAAATAATTACATTATTTTATTAGAAAGGCTAAATTCATTTTCCTGTTTAGACTATCCGGGAAAAAAGAAATATTTTTAATTAGATGTACGGGCCGTTTCGTCGATTTCAATTTTTCATATGAACCCTGTGCAATCAATAAAAAATGGACCTTttgtatatacaaaaattatgtTAAGTTTTTCATTAGGACTGCATATTTTTTGATTATGGGCCCCTTGAGATTATGGGCCCTGTGCAAGCGCACGTGTTGCACGCCCTCAAATCCGCCCCTGGTACGTAGTTTAACTAGATTTTCCCGTGTATGAGTGTAAATGACCTACTTGATCGTTATCTATTCAAGTTTGACTCCTTATGAGCTCAATCGGTGTCGAGCCTAAATGAGCCCAAGTTCGAGCCCAAGGTTGCACTTATTTTGAAGATCGTTTAGTAAACGAGCTCGAGCTTTATATATGAAGCTTAAAAAAGCTCACGAGTCTAAACAAGCCTatcaattatataaattattaattttataataatataattacaatcaataagcaattatatagtaataataatattatatatacaaacGAATCGAACTATAGCCGAGCTCAAACTTATAGCAAACAAGTTGAGCTCGAACTCAAGCTTAGTCGAGCTTGACTCGACTTGTTTACACAATAATCCCATGATCCTTTCCAACATTTTCTCTTGGCCACTCCATGTTAAGCTGGTTCTAATATGGTAACTTGAGatcttatgtaaatatattatgaCTGAACCACTCAGAGGCGGAACGTTGTGGAGGTAAAACGGGTATCCAGCCCGGCTCGATTTCCGAAAAAAATTACACAAAAAaacaaaagtttttttttttttttaccccatTTCATTAGTTTCGGCCCATCTCAGGTCACGTTAAAGTTCCGCCACTGCAACCAGATTATATTGGATGGTTGATTATATTATCTCATCATGTTCTTATTTCATATCTTACTTTAGTCTCATTAACAATATCAATATAATTTTACGATACTAACTTTGATTTCCTCATTACAGGTATTTGGTGATTGCGAATGCAATTGCATTTTCATATGCAGCAACATCATTGATTCTTACTGTCGTAACCAGAGGAAAAAGTAAGCTTGTGACATTGATTACAACTATTTTGGATTTGGTCATGGTGGCACTACTATTCTCGGCTATTGGTGCAACTGGTTCAGTTGGTCTTATCGGCTACAAAGGCAACTCTCATGTGAAGTGGGATAAAGTGTGTAATGTGTTCGACACATTTTGTTACCGAGTAACCGTGTCTCTTTTGATATCGTTTGCCGCTAGCGTAGCTTATATTGTGCTCATTGTCattgcttttttaaacctttacaaGAAGTATTGAGAGAAAATGATAGGTTTGTCATGATGTAATCTCTATTTTGTGTACTTTTTGTACTACCCGTATTTTTTTTACTTACTTATCATGAACTTTGATCACTTGTTAGTTTTTGGTTCTTACTAATCTTATCAAGGGAGTATTAACTGTTACAAATAGTCGTtctacatgttttttttttttttttttttttttcaaattgttTGCTGATAATATACAGTATGTCGCAAATAATCATATTTTGTCAAGcattttttttcccaattattcCCGTTTTCAGTAAAAATATAATAATCAAATATCAAAAATCCCATATTATATTTAAAACGTAATCTCAAACACTCATGTAACAAAAAAGAATTAATATACTCTAACTGAAAGTGTGCCTGAAAGTCGGTTGGATAATATGTTATATGTTTCTTTTATGGGATACACAATCATTTTTGTTATGTACGCAATCAATCATGCTATAGTGTTGTATAGTACAATAATGTAAAACATGATTGATTGTGTACATAAAAATGATTATGTAAATGTCATCACTCTTTTTCTATTgag
The window above is part of the Rutidosis leptorrhynchoides isolate AG116_Rl617_1_P2 chromosome 1, CSIRO_AGI_Rlap_v1, whole genome shotgun sequence genome. Proteins encoded here:
- the LOC139860813 gene encoding CASP-like protein 1E2, coding for METDHKEMEVINRRSINIKDLVIRLLALALTLVAAVVLGVDKQNTTVAITLVPSLPPVNLPVTAKWTHLSAFVYLVIANAIAFSYAATSLILTVVTRGKSKLVTLITTILDLVMVALLFSAIGATGSVGLIGYKGNSHVKWDKVCNVFDTFCYRVTVSLLISFAASVAYIVLIVIAFLNLYKKY